The following proteins are co-located in the Phragmites australis chromosome 10, lpPhrAust1.1, whole genome shotgun sequence genome:
- the LOC133931086 gene encoding uncharacterized protein LOC133931086, whose product MEEEEAAAAVDNIAIYLRLPTPGKSDAVVVAGQGTAAASSTGARSTLAAARVSVMNRSALEPPAALNTVHTIALSSFSSSPPHGVACWDWDPSSTAAHVATAFASGTGPVHSIASLPPPNLAIASSHILWSHAESNEVGLTGTKNKLFHKNPLSQNLSEVLLFRTRCSLVNCSKEIFAAFNLANFPPGRAIK is encoded by the exons atggaggaggaggaggctgcggcGGCCGTCGACAATATCGCCATTTATCTCCGCCTCCCGACGCCGGGGAAATCGGACGCAGTGGTGGTCGCTGGTCAGGGAACAGCAGCTGCCAGCAGCACGGGAGCCCGCTCTACCTTGGCCGCCGCGCGCGTGTCGGTGATGAACCGGAGTGCTCTCGAGCCTCCCGCCGCCCTCAATACTGTTCATACCATTGCCCTCTCGAGCTTCTCCTCGTCTCCGCCGCATGGCGTGGCCTGCTGGGACTGGGATCCCTCCTCTACAGCTGCTCACGTCGCCACGGCCTTCGCCTCCGGCACCGGCCCTGTCCACTCGATCGCTTCGCTGCCGCCGCCAAATCTTGCAATTGCTAGCTCACATATACTCTGGAGTCATGCAG AATCAAACGAGGTGGGTCTTACTGGAACAAAGAATAAACTGTTCCACAAAAATCCACTCTCTCAAAATCTGAGTGAGGTGCTGCTATTCAGGACTCGCTGCAGCCTGGTAAATTGCAGCAAGGAAATCTTTG CTGCCTTCAATCTTGCGAATTTCCCTCCAGGACGAGCTATCAAGTGA
- the LOC133931279 gene encoding CDPK-related kinase 3-like: MGQCYGKAGASSRAEQDELGVVAPPSPLPANGAPQTPRQQATAPAAGTPRRRKSGSTTPVHQTPGVAWPSPYPAGGASPLPAGVSPSPARSTPRRFFKRPFPPPSPAKHIKATLAKRLGGGKPKEGTIPEEGGVGAGSGGGGADGTEAERPLDKTFGFGKNFGSKYELGKEVGRGHFGHTCSAVVKKGEYKGQTVAVKIISKAKMTTAISIEDVRREVKILKALSGHNNLVKFYDACEDTLNVYVAMELCEGGELLDRILARGGRYTEEDAKAIIVQILSVVAFCHLQGVVHRDLKPENFLFTTRDENAPMKLIDFGLSDFIRPDERLNDIVGSAYYVAPEVLHRSYSMEADIWSIGVITYILLCGSRPFWARTESGIFRSVLRADPNFDDSPWPSVSAEAKDFVKRFLNKDYRKRMTAVQALTHPWLRDEQRQIPLDILIFRLVKQYLRATPLKRLALKALSKALREDELLYLRLQFKLLEPRDGFVSLDNFRTALTRYLTDAMKESRVLEFLHALEPLAYRRMDFEEFCAAAISPYQLEALERWEEIAGTAFQHFEQEGNRVISVEELAQELSLASTHYSIVQDWIRKSDGKLNFLGFTKFLHGVTIRASNTRRQ, from the exons ATGGGGCAGTGCTACGGGAAGGCGGGCGCGTCGTCGCGGGCCGAGCAAGACGAGCTCGGTGTGGTGGCGCCGCCGTCCCCGCTGCCGGCCAACGGCGCGCCGCAGACGCCACGGCAGCAGGCAACAGCGCCGGCGGCCGGGACGCCGAGGCGCCGGAAGTCCGGATCGACCACGCCGGTGCACCAGACGCCCGGGGTCGCGTGGCCGAGCCCGTACCCCGCGGGCGGAGCGAGCCCGCTGCCCGCGGGGgtgtcgccgtcgccggcgaggtCGACGCCCAGGAGGTTCTTCAAGCGGCCCttcccgccgccgtcgccggccaAGCACATAAAGGCCACGCTCGCCAAGCGgctgggcggggggaagcccaaAGAGGGGACCATACCGGAGGAAGGCGGCGTCGGGGCCGGCTCTGGCGGAGGGGGTGCGGATGGGACAGAGGCGGAGAGGCCATTGGACAAGACTTTTGGCTTCGGGAAGAACTTCGGGTCCAAGTACGAGCTCGGGAAGGAGGTGGGGAGGGGGCACTTTGGGCATACCTGCTCGGCCGTCGTGAAGAAGGGCGAGTACAAGGGGCAGACCGTCGCCGTCAAGATTATCTCTAAAGCTAAG ATGACGACGGCCATTTCAATCGAAGATGTTCGTAGGGAAGTCAAGATTTTGAAAGCTCTATCAGGACACAATAATCTTGTCAAATTCTATGATGCATGTGAGGACACCCTCAATGTCTACGTTGCCATGGA ATTATGCGAGGGTGGAGAGTTGCTAGATAGAATATTAGCCAG AGGTGGGAGATACACAGAAGAAGATGCTAAAGCGATAATTGTACAGATTTTGAGCGTAGTGGCCTTCTGTCATCTTCAGGGAGTAGTTCATCGCGATTTGAAGCCAGAG AATTTTCTTTTCACAACAAGAGATGAAAACGCTCCTATGAAGTTGATTGATTTTGGTCTGTCCGATTTTATTAGACCAG ATGAAAGGCTCAATGATATTGTTGGAAGTGCATATTATGTCGCTCCAGAAGTTCTACACAGATCATACAGTATGGAAGCAGACATTTGGAGTATAGGTGTCATAACATACATTCTGCTCTGTGGCAGTCGGCCATTCTGGGCACGGACAGAATCTGGGATCTTCCGATCTGTGTTGAGAGCTGATCCCAACTTCGACGATTCACCATGGCCTTCAGTTTCGGCTGAAGCTAAGGATTTTGTGAAGAGATTTCTGAACAAGGATTACCGCAAAAGAATGACTGCTGTCCAAGCACTGA CTCACCCTTGGTTACGAGATGAACAAAGGCAAATTCCATTGGACATACTCATCTTCAGATTAGTTAAGCAATATCTTCGTGCTACTCCTCTTAAGCGTCTGGCATTGAAG GCACTATCTAAAGCTTTAAGGGAGGATGAACTTTTGTATCTTAGACTGCAGTTTAAGCTGCTTGAACCTAGAGATGGGTTCGTATCACTGGACAACTTTCGGACG GCTCTAACGAGATATTTAACTGATGCAATGAAGGAATCAAGGGTTCTTGAGTTTTTGCATGCG TTGGAACCACTTGCGTACAGAAGGATGGACTTTGAAGAGTTCTGTGCTGCAGCAATCAGCCCTTACCAGCTTGAGGCTTTGGAGAGGTGGGAAGAAATTGCAGGAACAGCTTTTCAGCACTTTGAACAAGAGGGCAACCGAGTTATATCAGTTGAGGAGTTGGCACAG GAACTAAGTCTTGCGTCAACACATTATTCCATTGTACAAGACTGGATCAGAAAGTCGGATGGCAAGCTAAACTTTCTTGGGTTTACCAAATTTTTACATGGTGTCACAATACGTGCCTCAAATACAAGACGACAGTAA